A genomic window from Clostridium aceticum includes:
- a CDS encoding EAL domain-containing protein: protein MIMNCGKRKILYYTERLKQENHHSIPMMITMVYGVIGILWILLSDKLLKVITNDPVIYRQLQTYKGWLYVLITMILLYTLIKKRVKLMESATNETIEAYIQLRETHQELISMKKELEYQRRFTQKIIDDAPVIIGIWDKDGKIENLNPFGQTTFGYKEAELTNKKWFNLLLSQENKLKMHNAFEKISQGREFKNYESQFISKDGRSIDILWNSTMLNYDDGSNKVISVGIDITERKKYEESFRYIAFYDSLTGLINRIMFENEISKLISSKSEKNKFAVTYIDIDNFKYINDTLGHRVGDEFLKHVGMHLNVEIKAPNLVARLGGDEFAIVFMDIESDQILIEKIEKIKKGIGRTWSSNNHQFFVSMSIGVVMFPDHGNNTIELLKSADIAMYAAKQGGKDRVVFYKEDMEKNNLEHVQMANKLQFGIENEEFTLFYQPQFRLNTGEIIGMEALVRWIHPIEGFIAPIDFIPLAEETGQIYSLERWIVKKALQQKQQWEKTGFGHIELSINLSGKTVASDVDFHQLEMLVTTFDVDYSKIIIEITETAIISNIELVIERLNRLKNKGFKIALDDFGTGYSSLTYLKKLPIDIIKLDKSFINLIPQNNIDTLIIKHILSLAHDLKYEVVAEGIETKEQLEYLKKYYCKSGQGYLLSKPLSHEETSDLLDRLF from the coding sequence ATGATAATGAACTGTGGTAAAAGAAAAATACTTTACTATACAGAAAGGCTAAAACAAGAAAACCATCATAGTATTCCTATGATGATTACAATGGTATATGGAGTAATAGGAATATTGTGGATACTGTTATCAGACAAACTTTTAAAAGTTATAACTAATGATCCTGTAATTTATAGACAGTTGCAGACCTATAAAGGCTGGCTATACGTTCTTATAACAATGATCTTACTCTATACATTAATCAAAAAAAGAGTAAAACTTATGGAAAGTGCTACTAATGAGACTATAGAAGCGTATATTCAGTTAAGAGAAACCCACCAAGAACTAATAAGCATGAAAAAAGAATTGGAATATCAAAGAAGATTTACTCAAAAAATCATTGACGATGCTCCTGTTATTATAGGAATTTGGGATAAGGATGGAAAAATAGAGAATCTGAATCCTTTTGGGCAAACAACATTTGGATACAAAGAAGCCGAGTTGACAAATAAAAAGTGGTTTAATTTACTGCTTTCACAGGAAAATAAATTAAAAATGCATAATGCATTTGAAAAAATCAGTCAAGGTAGAGAGTTTAAAAACTATGAAAGTCAATTTATATCAAAAGATGGAAGGTCTATAGACATATTATGGAATAGCACCATGTTAAATTATGATGATGGTAGTAATAAAGTTATTTCGGTGGGTATAGATATCACAGAAAGAAAAAAGTATGAAGAAAGTTTTAGATATATTGCTTTTTATGATTCACTCACGGGATTAATCAATAGAATTATGTTCGAAAATGAAATAAGTAAATTAATTAGTTCCAAGTCGGAAAAAAATAAGTTTGCTGTTACATATATAGATATTGATAACTTCAAATATATAAATGATACATTGGGTCACCGAGTAGGAGATGAATTTTTAAAGCATGTAGGAATGCATTTAAATGTTGAAATTAAAGCTCCTAATTTAGTAGCACGATTGGGAGGAGATGAATTTGCCATTGTATTTATGGATATAGAATCAGATCAAATATTGATAGAAAAAATAGAAAAAATAAAGAAAGGTATAGGTAGAACATGGTCTAGTAATAATCATCAGTTTTTTGTTTCTATGAGTATAGGGGTTGTTATGTTTCCTGATCATGGAAATAATACTATCGAACTTCTGAAAAGTGCTGATATAGCTATGTATGCTGCAAAACAAGGAGGGAAAGATAGAGTAGTATTTTATAAGGAAGATATGGAAAAAAATAATTTAGAACATGTACAAATGGCCAACAAACTACAGTTTGGCATAGAAAATGAAGAATTTACGCTTTTTTATCAACCTCAATTTAGGCTTAATACCGGTGAAATAATAGGTATGGAAGCATTAGTTAGATGGATTCACCCTATAGAAGGCTTTATTGCACCAATAGACTTTATTCCATTGGCAGAAGAAACAGGACAAATTTACAGTTTAGAGCGGTGGATCGTAAAAAAGGCTTTGCAGCAAAAGCAGCAGTGGGAGAAAACAGGGTTTGGTCATATTGAACTATCTATTAATTTATCCGGCAAAACAGTAGCGAGTGATGTTGATTTCCACCAGTTAGAAATGCTAGTAACAACTTTCGATGTAGATTACTCAAAGATAATAATTGAAATAACTGAAACAGCAATTATATCTAATATTGAATTGGTAATTGAAAGGTTAAATAGATTGAAAAATAAAGGATTTAAAATCGCCTTAGATGATTTTGGGACAGGCTACTCCTCCCTCACTTATTTAAAAAAACTTCCTATTGATATTATTAAACTAGATAAAAGCTTTATCAACTTAATACCTCAAAACAACATAGATACATTGATAATTAAGCATATTTTATCTTTGGCACATGACTTAAAATATGAAGTAGTTGCTGAAGGAATAGAAACAAAGGAACAACTGGAGTACTTAAAAAAGTATTACTGCAAAAGTGGACAGGGATACTTATTAAGCAAACCTTTATCTCATGAAGAGACTAGTGATTTACTTGATAGACTATTTTGA
- a CDS encoding sensor histidine kinase: MDITTYDIFKSLLNNLGVIVLIAFLLTKVRYFKILVADNERIGLKGQFILIIIFGLFGILATYNGFPIKGAIANARVVGVVTGGIIGGPIVGLGAGLIAGVHRYAIDIGGFTAVACGIATIIEGYMGGYIGGYIKRRAHGKNIKPISAFYIGIIAELTQMTLILLLAKPFHEALELVKIIAIPMTVLNSLGIAVFIMVIQNIYGEKERTAAEQAQKALIIANKTLPYFRHGLDYESAQWAVKIIHQYNESDAVAITDTEKVLGFVGLGEDHHKAGMEIKLFLTKKTIATGNYSVGHTKCDIGCNHEDCKLSSAVMVPLKNKDTSIGSLVFFSKSPHGISSVDMELASGLAQLFSTQIELSNIEKQKSDLNKAELRALQAQINPHFLFNAINTIASFIRTKPDSARELLVHLGDFFRKNLQRTTDLVSLNKEIEHVKSYLAIEKARFGEKLNVEFDISEGESCFVPPLILQPLVENAIKHGLLPKKNGGIIKISAKKQGTDMHIAIIDDGVGIKCSLNESTEKGCGIGLSNVNERLKNLYGDKYSIDIGAETGQGTTVLLRIPIE, from the coding sequence ATGGATATAACCACTTACGATATATTTAAAAGTCTTTTAAATAACCTTGGAGTAATTGTTCTCATAGCTTTTTTATTAACCAAGGTTCGATATTTTAAGATCTTAGTTGCAGACAATGAAAGAATTGGGCTTAAGGGACAGTTTATCCTCATTATTATATTCGGACTCTTTGGTATACTTGCCACATATAATGGATTTCCTATTAAAGGAGCAATTGCCAACGCTAGAGTTGTTGGCGTAGTAACTGGAGGTATCATCGGCGGGCCTATAGTTGGGTTAGGAGCAGGTCTAATAGCAGGTGTGCATCGTTACGCAATTGACATAGGGGGGTTTACTGCTGTTGCCTGTGGTATAGCCACCATAATAGAAGGATATATGGGAGGTTATATAGGCGGTTATATTAAAAGGAGAGCCCATGGAAAAAATATAAAACCTATATCAGCTTTTTATATAGGAATAATTGCTGAACTTACTCAAATGACCTTGATTCTACTTTTGGCAAAACCCTTTCATGAGGCGTTGGAGTTAGTAAAGATTATAGCTATACCTATGACAGTATTAAATAGTTTAGGCATAGCTGTATTTATTATGGTAATTCAAAACATATATGGTGAAAAAGAACGAACTGCTGCTGAACAAGCTCAAAAAGCTCTTATAATTGCTAACAAAACGCTTCCTTATTTTCGCCATGGTTTAGACTATGAATCCGCACAATGGGCAGTAAAAATAATCCATCAGTATAACGAGTCTGATGCTGTTGCAATAACTGATACAGAAAAGGTTCTAGGTTTTGTAGGCCTTGGAGAAGATCATCACAAAGCTGGTATGGAAATAAAGTTGTTTCTTACAAAAAAAACTATTGCAACTGGAAACTATAGTGTAGGGCACACAAAATGTGATATAGGTTGTAATCATGAGGACTGCAAGCTAAGTTCTGCTGTTATGGTTCCACTAAAAAATAAAGACACATCCATCGGATCCCTTGTGTTCTTTAGTAAGTCCCCTCATGGTATTTCCTCAGTAGATATGGAACTGGCCAGTGGCTTAGCGCAACTTTTTTCCACTCAGATAGAATTGAGCAATATAGAAAAACAAAAGAGCGACTTAAATAAAGCTGAACTTAGGGCTCTTCAAGCTCAAATTAATCCCCACTTCTTATTTAACGCAATAAACACTATAGCTTCTTTTATTAGAACAAAACCAGACAGTGCTAGAGAACTATTAGTGCACTTAGGTGACTTCTTTAGAAAAAACTTACAAAGAACAACCGATCTTGTGTCCCTTAACAAAGAGATAGAACACGTAAAATCTTATCTCGCTATAGAAAAAGCAAGGTTCGGTGAAAAATTAAATGTAGAGTTTGATATCTCTGAAGGCGAAAGTTGCTTTGTGCCACCGTTAATCCTTCAACCACTTGTAGAAAATGCTATCAAGCACGGATTATTGCCAAAAAAGAATGGCGGAATCATAAAAATAAGTGCTAAAAAACAAGGAACGGATATGCATATAGCTATCATAGACGACGGTGTTGGTATAAAATGCTCCTTAAACGAGAGTACAGAAAAAGGTTGCGGTATAGGTCTATCGAATGTTAATGAAAGGCTTAAAAATCTGTATGGCGATAAATATTCTATAGATATTGGTGCAGAAACTGGACAAGGAACAACAGTACTGTTGCGAATACCTATAGAGTAA
- a CDS encoding LytR/AlgR family response regulator transcription factor translates to MDKLKALLVDDEAPAREELKYLLSRNKDVEIIKDVDNLEDAIIALNTHQIDIIFLDIQINNDNGIEFAEIIKSREVAIIFATAYDQYAVEAFSLNAVDYLLKPFSQERVNQSVNKAIKRITEDNKPKRVLKKFTFWKGDKMVVVAPEDILYLTVDDRKVIVETTKGTLTDAGPLLTTYEKLDPSLFIRTHRSYIVNLEKIEEIIPWFNNTYILKMIGLKDKEIPVSRSYLQEFKKVIGVM, encoded by the coding sequence ATGGATAAATTAAAAGCTCTCCTGGTGGATGATGAAGCACCAGCTCGTGAGGAACTAAAGTATCTATTGTCAAGGAACAAAGATGTGGAGATCATCAAGGATGTAGACAACCTAGAGGATGCCATCATCGCATTAAATACCCATCAGATAGACATTATTTTCTTAGACATTCAAATAAACAATGACAATGGTATTGAGTTTGCTGAAATTATAAAATCAAGGGAAGTTGCTATTATCTTTGCTACTGCCTACGATCAATATGCCGTAGAGGCATTTTCTTTAAATGCAGTCGACTACTTGCTCAAACCATTTTCACAGGAACGTGTGAATCAAAGCGTAAATAAAGCTATAAAAAGGATCACGGAGGATAACAAGCCCAAAAGAGTACTAAAGAAATTTACTTTTTGGAAAGGTGATAAGATGGTGGTGGTAGCACCAGAAGACATTTTATACCTAACGGTTGATGATAGAAAGGTCATTGTTGAGACTACAAAGGGTACCCTAACGGATGCAGGACCATTACTGACAACCTACGAAAAACTAGACCCTTCTCTTTTTATTCGTACCCATAGGAGTTATATTGTGAACTTAGAGAAAATAGAAGAAATTATACCTTGGTTTAACAATACCTATATTCTAAAAATGATAGGACTTAAAGACAAAGAGATTCCTGTTAGTAGAAGTTATTTACAAGAATTTAAAAAAGTAATAGGTGTCATGTAA
- a CDS encoding carbon starvation CstA family protein encodes MYSFLLSIVALFLGYFIYGKFVEKVFGINQEKATPANEQEDGVDYVPMDWKKIFLIQFLNIAGLGPIFGAISGALWGPTAFLWIVFGSIFAGGVHDFFSGMLSIRHKGASISEIVGIYLGNGVKQFMRAFSVILLILVGTVFMTGPAGLLSNLTGISISIWVAIIIAYYFLATILPVDKIIGKIYPLFGASLIIMAIGIAGGLLFKGYQVPEITLQNLHPNSLPLWPLLFVTIACGAISGFHATQSPMMARCVTNEKYGRRIFYGTMLAEGVIALIWAAAAMTFFGGTEGLLAAGTPAVVVNAISRELMGPIGGFLAMLGVIAAPITSGDTAFRSARLTIADSINVTQKPIAKRLLLAAPLFVIAYGLTLIDFTIIWRYFAWSNQTLAMIVLWTSAAYLAVNNKLHWIATIPATFMTAVSVTYILQAPEGLKLATSISYPIGISVALALLVGFLMVGKKLPDKAQISA; translated from the coding sequence ATGTACTCATTTTTATTATCAATTGTTGCACTTTTCTTAGGTTACTTTATTTATGGTAAGTTCGTTGAAAAAGTATTTGGTATAAACCAAGAAAAAGCTACACCAGCAAATGAGCAAGAAGATGGCGTAGACTATGTACCAATGGACTGGAAAAAAATATTCCTAATCCAGTTTTTAAACATTGCAGGTCTTGGCCCGATATTTGGTGCTATTTCTGGAGCTCTTTGGGGCCCTACTGCGTTTTTATGGATTGTATTTGGATCAATATTTGCAGGTGGTGTGCACGATTTCTTTTCAGGTATGCTTTCAATCCGTCATAAGGGTGCTAGTATATCAGAGATTGTTGGTATTTATCTTGGTAACGGTGTCAAACAATTTATGCGTGCTTTTTCTGTCATACTATTGATCTTAGTAGGAACAGTGTTTATGACTGGTCCAGCAGGTTTACTATCTAATCTTACAGGTATTAGCATTTCTATCTGGGTAGCTATAATCATTGCCTATTATTTCCTAGCAACCATTTTACCTGTTGATAAAATAATCGGTAAAATTTATCCACTATTTGGAGCTTCTCTAATTATCATGGCTATTGGTATCGCAGGTGGGTTATTATTCAAAGGATATCAAGTTCCAGAAATAACTCTTCAAAACCTGCATCCTAATAGTCTTCCACTCTGGCCGCTATTATTCGTAACCATCGCTTGTGGTGCAATCAGTGGTTTCCATGCTACACAATCACCGATGATGGCTCGTTGTGTAACAAATGAAAAATACGGTAGAAGAATATTCTATGGTACAATGCTAGCAGAAGGCGTTATTGCTTTAATCTGGGCAGCAGCGGCTATGACTTTCTTTGGCGGTACTGAAGGATTGTTGGCTGCGGGAACGCCTGCAGTTGTTGTAAACGCTATTTCTAGAGAATTAATGGGACCGATTGGTGGCTTTCTTGCAATGTTAGGTGTTATTGCAGCACCTATCACGTCTGGTGATACTGCTTTTAGAAGTGCTAGGCTTACAATTGCCGACTCTATAAATGTTACGCAGAAACCAATTGCAAAAAGACTTTTGTTAGCTGCACCACTTTTTGTAATAGCTTATGGCTTAACATTAATTGACTTTACTATCATTTGGAGATACTTCGCTTGGTCTAACCAGACTCTAGCTATGATCGTTCTTTGGACATCTGCAGCTTATCTAGCAGTTAACAATAAACTGCACTGGATTGCTACCATACCTGCTACTTTTATGACAGCAGTTTCAGTAACCTATATACTGCAAGCCCCAGAAGGACTCAAGTTGGCCACCAGCATTTCATACCCCATAGGCATATCAGTGGCTCTAGCATTACTAGTAGGGTTCTTAATGGTTGGTAAAAAACTGCCGGATAAAGCACAAATATCAGCATAA